In Prunus dulcis chromosome 2, ALMONDv2, whole genome shotgun sequence, a single genomic region encodes these proteins:
- the LOC117617696 gene encoding uncharacterized protein At3g49140-like isoform X2 yields MMLIESAMAVRFHAGAKLCPSISMTSYRPTRSSEDAAGAVHVTSCRLSCSGGFGVPRSRIRRSKNGSVAKRSNFVKNRPIRASLGQLGPGSEPIKPNGRPQYHPFEDIAESKLETNGTARLTAAESARTIIEVNSKATLMFSSLINDEVHENIICPDLPYVTDEHGNIYFQVKDGEDTMQSLTSENNYVQVIIGLDTMEMISEMELPEIDFGMDGIEDEDSDVEDDNDNDEDDDEEDGDYDSDWVAVLEDEDEDDMDDSDKSLGDWARLETMRYSHPMYFAKKLTEVASDDPIDWAEQAPASLAMQGLIRPALIEEHSVIQKHMSDHQSSNDGVDSLGSIVEDDLEDPVRINGHESGSSKDSPVQAEELENKKDEISRNGTTFYKLEMVKIQLFSSHGNQTVVEVEEFVKAQPDAIAHSAAKIISRLNAGGEKTTQALKSLCWRLKGLQVEEAVLIGVDSLGFDLRVCSGTQVQTLRFALNTRATSEYSAERQLNDLLFPRMQHKPQTVKQS; encoded by the exons ATGATGCTGATCGAGTCAGCCATGGCCGTACGATTCCACGCCGGCGCAAAGCTCTGTCCCTCCATCTCCATGACTT cTTATCGTCCAACGCGGAGCTCGGAGGACGCGGCCGGAGCCGTACACGTCACTTCTTGCCGCCTTTCGTGCTCTGGTGGTTTTGGCGTGCCGCG GAGTCGAATTCGACGGTCAAAGAATGGTTCAGTTGCAAAAAGGAGCAATTTTGTAAAGAACAGGCCTATTCGAGCATCCCTGGGGCAGTTAGGGCCGGGTTCGGAGCCTATAAAGCCGAATGGGAGGCCACAATACCATCCATTTGAGGATATTGCTGAGTCCAAATTAGAGACTAATGGAACTGCTAGACTTACAGCTGCAGAATCTGCTAGGACCATTATTGAG GTTAACAGCAAAGCAACGCTCATGttttcaagtttgataaaCGATGAAGTtcatgaaaatattatctgtCCGGATTTGCCTTATGTAACTGATGAACATGGAA ATATCTACTTTCAAGTGAAGGATGGTGAAGACACTATGCAATCCCTTACttcagaaaataattatgtG CAAGTTATTATTGGCTTAGATACTATGGAAATGATCAGTGAGATGGAGTTACCCGAAATTGATTTTGGAATGGATGGgattgaagatgaagatagtgatgttgaagatgataatgataatgatgaggatgatgatgaagaagatggtgACTACGATTCG GATTGGGTTGCTGTTCTTGAAGATGAAGACGAAGATGATATGGATGATTCTGACAAGTCTCTTGGAGACTGGGCAAGACTGGAGACTATGCGTTATTCTCACCCAATGTATTTTGCCAAGAAGCTAACTGAG gTTGCTTCTGATGACCCTATAGATTGGGCGGAGCAGGCTCCCGCTAGTTTGGCTATGCAAGGCCTTATAAGGCCTGCATTAATTGAAGAACATTCTGTCATCCAAAAGCATATGTCTGATCATCAATCTAGTAATGATGGCGTAGATTCATTAGGGAGTATCGTAGAAGATGATTTAGAAGATCCTGTTAGGATTAATGGCCATGAATCAGGATCTTCCAAGGATAGTCCAGTCCAAGCAGAGGAATTGGAGAACAAGAAGGATGAAATATCGAGAAATGGGACTACATTTTACAAACTGGAGATGGTTAAGATTCAGCTGTTTTCATCACATGGAAATCAG ACTGTTGTTGAAGTAGAAGAATTTGTAAAAGCTCAACCCGATGCCATTGCACACTCGGCAGCTAAAATTATTTCTCGTTTGAATGCTGGTGGAGAAAAGACCACACAAGCTCTCAAGTCCCTCTGTTGGAGACTAAAGGGTCTTCAAGTGGAG GAGGCAGTACTTATTGGTGTAGATTCCCTTGGATTTGACTTAAGGGTTTGCTCAGGGACACAAGTCCAGACATTGCGATTTGCACTTAATACACGG GCCACTTCTGAGTACAGTGCTGAGAGACAACTTAATGATCTACTTTTCCCAAGGATGCAGCACAAACCACAAACAGTGAAACAAAGTTAG
- the LOC117617698 gene encoding protein SAR DEFICIENT 4, translating into MASATITFPIVITTESLDSLLSHQTLINHFQSSLPTVSASLCSPIRQSYDVSPSSSLLLMPSWSSSPSLPYLGVKLVTYFPQNSALNLPGVHASYVLFSSTTGQTLATMDGTALTLYRTSCVSALASRILSRNDSQVLVMIGAGALAPHLIRAHLAARPSLKKVIMWNRTVEKARNLAEKMQESVAFEGVCFESNGCLDEVVGMGDIVSCATNSEVPLVKGKTLKAGAHLDLVGSFKHSMKECDDEAIRRGRVFVDNEAALVEAGELVGAFERGVIGKADVCGMLVELIKEDKAGRRSCEEITVFKSVGSAVVDILAAQLVYETHMRQNQ; encoded by the coding sequence ATGGCTTCTGCCACCATAACATTCCCAATCGTCATCACCACCGAGTCTCTAGACTCCCTCCTCTCTCACCAAACTCTGATAAACCATTTCCAATCTTCACTTCCCACAGTCTCAGCTTCTCTATGTTCCCCAATCCGCCAAAGCTACGACGTTTCACCCTCTTCCTCTCTCCTCCTCATGCCCTCTTGGTCCTCCTCCCCTTCTCTTCCCTACTTAGGCGTCAAGCTCGTGACCTACTTCCCACAAAATTCCGCACTAAACTTACCCGGGGTGCACGCAAGTTACGTGCTTTTCAGCTCCACAACTGGGCAAACCTTGGCCACCATGGACGGCACCGCACTGACCCTTTACAGGACTTCTTGTGTTTCTGCCTTGGCTTCGAGGATTTTGTCCAGAAACGACAGCCAAGTCCTGGTGATGATCGGTGCAGGTGCTTTGGCACCTCATTTGATCAGAGCCCATCTCGCGGCAAGGCCCAGTTTGAAGAAAGTGATCATGTGGAACCGAACAGTGGAAAAGGCCAGAAATTTGGCTGAGAAAATGCAAGAAAGTGTGGCATTTGAAGGGGTCTGTTTCGAGAGCAATGGATGCTTGGATGAGGTGGTTGGGATGGGGGACATCGTCAGCTGCGCGACGAATTCGGAGGTGCCTCTTGTGAAGGGGAAGACACTGAAGGCAGGGGCGCACTTGGACTTGGTTGGATCTTTCAAGCACTCAATGAAGGAGTGTGATGACGAGGCGATAAGGAGAGGGAGAGTGTTTGTTGATAATGAGGCTGCGTTGGTGGAGGCAGGGGAGCTGGTGGGTGCGTTTGAGAGAGGGGTGATTGGGAAGGCAGATGTTTGTGGGATGCTGGTAGAGTTGATCAAAGAAGACAAGGCTGGGAGAAGAAGCTGTGAGGAGATTACTGTGTTCAAGTCAGTCGGTTCTGCAGTTGTGGATATTCTTGCAGCACAATTGGTCTATGAAACCCACATGCGGCAAAATCAGTAA
- the LOC117617699 gene encoding pentatricopeptide repeat-containing protein At4g21190 yields MLTLTYSLPVFTRRLEFIKISHGRSSVVLCAAKGPRPRYPRVWKANKRIGTISKSIKLVESIKGLSNVKEEVYGALDSFIAWELEFPLITVKKALKTLENQKEWKRIIQVSKWMLSKGQGRTMGTYFTLLNALAEDGRVEEAEELWTKLFSQYLESMPRMFFDKMISIYYRHGIHDKMFEIFADMEELGVQPNVSIVTKVGNVFQELGMLDKYHKLKQKYPPPKWEYRYIKGKRVKIRANYENDGAEKMPSREKETVHSSEELLAAESNPNEDVVVAEEGDQNSSDLLEEAETSLDELTIESITPP; encoded by the exons ATGCTTACCTTGACATACTCACTTCCGGTCTTTACTCGGCGACTGGAATTTATCAAAATCTCCCACGGTAGAAGCAGTGTAGTG CTATGTGCTGCAAAAGGTCCAAGACCCAGGTACCCAAGAGTCTGGAAAGCCAATAAGAGGATTGGGACCATTTCCAAATCGATTAAGCTTGTTGAGTCT ATTAAGGGATTGTCAAATGTCAAAGAGGAAGTTTATGGGGCCCTTGATTCTTTCATTGCTTGGGAATTAGAATTCCCTCTGATTACAGTGAAGAAGGCATTGAAGACCCTTGAGAATCAAAAAGAATGGAAGAGGATCATTcag GTATCAAAGTGGATGTTAAGCAAAGGTCAAGGAAGAACAATGGGGACCTATTTCACACTATTAAATGCTTTGGCAGAGGATGGGAGAGTTGAAGAAGCTGAAGAGCTATGGACAAAGTTATTCTCACAGTATTTGGAAAGCATGCCTCGCATGTTCTTTGACAAAATGATTTCTATTTACTATCGGCACGGCATACATGACAAGATGTTTGAG ATTTTTGCAGACATGGAGGAGCTTGGGGTCCAACCGAATGTTTCAATTGTTACAAAGGTTGGAAATGTCTTTCAGGAGTTGGGTATGTTGGACAAATACCATAAGTTGAAGCAGAAATATCCACCACCGAAATGGGAGTATCGGTACATCAAAGGAAAACGTGTTAAAATTCGAGCAAATTATGAAAATGATGGTGCTGAAAAAATGCCGAGTCGGGAGAAGGAAACAGTCCACAGCTCAGAAGAATTGTTAGCAGCTGAATCAAATCCAAATGAAGACGTTGTTGTAGCTGAGGAAGGGGACCAGAACTCAAGTGATTTACTCGAGGAAGCTGAAACGAGTTTAGATGAACTCACGATTGAATCTATAACCCCTCCTTGA
- the LOC117617696 gene encoding uncharacterized protein At3g49140-like isoform X1: MMLIESAMAVRFHAGAKLCPSISMTSYRPTRSSEDAAGAVHVTSCRLSCSGGFGVPRLICRSRIRRSKNGSVAKRSNFVKNRPIRASLGQLGPGSEPIKPNGRPQYHPFEDIAESKLETNGTARLTAAESARTIIEVNSKATLMFSSLINDEVHENIICPDLPYVTDEHGNIYFQVKDGEDTMQSLTSENNYVQVIIGLDTMEMISEMELPEIDFGMDGIEDEDSDVEDDNDNDEDDDEEDGDYDSDWVAVLEDEDEDDMDDSDKSLGDWARLETMRYSHPMYFAKKLTEVASDDPIDWAEQAPASLAMQGLIRPALIEEHSVIQKHMSDHQSSNDGVDSLGSIVEDDLEDPVRINGHESGSSKDSPVQAEELENKKDEISRNGTTFYKLEMVKIQLFSSHGNQTVVEVEEFVKAQPDAIAHSAAKIISRLNAGGEKTTQALKSLCWRLKGLQVEEAVLIGVDSLGFDLRVCSGTQVQTLRFALNTRATSEYSAERQLNDLLFPRMQHKPQTVKQS; the protein is encoded by the exons ATGATGCTGATCGAGTCAGCCATGGCCGTACGATTCCACGCCGGCGCAAAGCTCTGTCCCTCCATCTCCATGACTT cTTATCGTCCAACGCGGAGCTCGGAGGACGCGGCCGGAGCCGTACACGTCACTTCTTGCCGCCTTTCGTGCTCTGGTGGTTTTGGCGTGCCGCG ACTTATATGCAGGAGTCGAATTCGACGGTCAAAGAATGGTTCAGTTGCAAAAAGGAGCAATTTTGTAAAGAACAGGCCTATTCGAGCATCCCTGGGGCAGTTAGGGCCGGGTTCGGAGCCTATAAAGCCGAATGGGAGGCCACAATACCATCCATTTGAGGATATTGCTGAGTCCAAATTAGAGACTAATGGAACTGCTAGACTTACAGCTGCAGAATCTGCTAGGACCATTATTGAG GTTAACAGCAAAGCAACGCTCATGttttcaagtttgataaaCGATGAAGTtcatgaaaatattatctgtCCGGATTTGCCTTATGTAACTGATGAACATGGAA ATATCTACTTTCAAGTGAAGGATGGTGAAGACACTATGCAATCCCTTACttcagaaaataattatgtG CAAGTTATTATTGGCTTAGATACTATGGAAATGATCAGTGAGATGGAGTTACCCGAAATTGATTTTGGAATGGATGGgattgaagatgaagatagtgatgttgaagatgataatgataatgatgaggatgatgatgaagaagatggtgACTACGATTCG GATTGGGTTGCTGTTCTTGAAGATGAAGACGAAGATGATATGGATGATTCTGACAAGTCTCTTGGAGACTGGGCAAGACTGGAGACTATGCGTTATTCTCACCCAATGTATTTTGCCAAGAAGCTAACTGAG gTTGCTTCTGATGACCCTATAGATTGGGCGGAGCAGGCTCCCGCTAGTTTGGCTATGCAAGGCCTTATAAGGCCTGCATTAATTGAAGAACATTCTGTCATCCAAAAGCATATGTCTGATCATCAATCTAGTAATGATGGCGTAGATTCATTAGGGAGTATCGTAGAAGATGATTTAGAAGATCCTGTTAGGATTAATGGCCATGAATCAGGATCTTCCAAGGATAGTCCAGTCCAAGCAGAGGAATTGGAGAACAAGAAGGATGAAATATCGAGAAATGGGACTACATTTTACAAACTGGAGATGGTTAAGATTCAGCTGTTTTCATCACATGGAAATCAG ACTGTTGTTGAAGTAGAAGAATTTGTAAAAGCTCAACCCGATGCCATTGCACACTCGGCAGCTAAAATTATTTCTCGTTTGAATGCTGGTGGAGAAAAGACCACACAAGCTCTCAAGTCCCTCTGTTGGAGACTAAAGGGTCTTCAAGTGGAG GAGGCAGTACTTATTGGTGTAGATTCCCTTGGATTTGACTTAAGGGTTTGCTCAGGGACACAAGTCCAGACATTGCGATTTGCACTTAATACACGG GCCACTTCTGAGTACAGTGCTGAGAGACAACTTAATGATCTACTTTTCCCAAGGATGCAGCACAAACCACAAACAGTGAAACAAAGTTAG
- the LOC117618898 gene encoding dnaJ protein ERDJ2A-like, which produces MAASEENSALFPIFILTIMALPLVPYTITKLCRAASKKTKSIHCQCSECFRSGKYRRSIFKRISNFSTWSNLTLVLLWVIMIVLVYYIKNMSREIQVFEPFSILGLEPGATDSEIKKAYRRLSIQYHPDKNPDPEAHNYFVEFISKAYQALTDPVSRENFEKYGHPDGRQGFQMGIALPQFLLHIDGASGGILLLWIVGVCILLPLVIAVVYLSRSAKYTGNYVMHQTLSTYYYFMKPSLAPSKVMDVFIKAAEYTEIPVRRTDNEPLQKLFMLVRSELNLDLKNIKQEQAKFWKQHPALVKTELLIQAQLTRESASLSPSLQGDFRRVLELAPRLLEELMKMAVMPRNAQGQGWLRPAIGVVELSQCIIQAVPLSARKATGGSSEGIAPFLQLPHFSEAVIKKIARKKLRVLQELQDMSLQDRAELLSQTAGFSSNEVQDVEMVLETMPSISIEVKCETEGEEGIQEGDIVTVHAWVTLKRANGLIGALPHAPYFPFHKEENFWFLLADSVSNNVWFWQKVNFMDETAAITAASKAIEETMEGSGANMKETSAAVKEAVEKVKSGSRLVTGKLPAPVEGNYNLTCYCLCDSWIGCDRKTNLKIKILKRTRAGTRGGFVAEEGPIAEDGIEEEEENEDEEYDEDYESEYSEDEADEQHDTKKKGPAANGTVDKEVLGSEGEGSEED; this is translated from the exons ATGGCTGCTTCGGAAGAGAATAGCGCTTTGTtcccaattttcattttaactataatggcactgcctcTAGTGCCTTATACAATAACAAAGTTATGTCGTGCTGcatcaaagaaaacaaagagcaTCCACTGCCAGTGCTCTGAGTGCTTTCGGTCAGGAAAGTACCGGAGGTCAATATTTAAGAGG ATTTCAAACTTCTCAACATGGAGCAACTTGACATTAGTACTGCTTTGGGTCATCATGATAGTCCTGGTGTattacataaaaaatatgagTCGCGAG ATCCAAGTTTTCGAGCCATTCAGTATTCTTGGACTGGAACCCGGTGCTACAGATTCAGAAATCAAGAAGGCATATAGGAGACTCTCTATACAATACCATCCGGATAAAAATCCAGACCCAG aGGCCCACAATTATTTTGTGGAGTTCATATCAAAGGCTTATCAGGCTCTGACAGATCCAGTATCTCGtgagaattttgaaaaatatggcCATCCAGATGGCAGGCAG GGGTTTCAAATGGGCATAGCTCTTCCTCAATTCCTGCTACACATAGATGGGGCATCTGGTGGAATACTCTTACTCTGGATTGTTGGTGTTTGTATTTTATTGCCTTTGGTGATAGCTGTTGTGTATCTTTCAAGGTCGGCAAAATATACGGGCAACTATGTTATGCATCAAACATTGTCCACTTACTATTACTTTATGAAGCCTTCTTTGGCTCCCAG CAAAGTAATGGATGTCTTCATAAAGGCTGCTGAATATACGGAAATTCCAGTTCGTAGAACTGACAATGAACCCCTTCAGAAGCTTTTTATGCTAGTCAGGAGTGAGTTGAATCTGGACCTTAAGAACATCAAGCAAGAGCAGGCAAAGTTTTGGAAACAGCATCCAGCCCTTGTAAAG ACAGAATTGTTGATTCAAGCACAGTTAACTCGTGAGTCAGCATCCTTATCTCCATCTTTGCAAGGTGATTTTAGACGTGTTCTGGAACTTGCCCCTCGCCTCCTTGAAGAGTTGATGAAG ATGGCAGTTATGCCACGAAATGCTCAGGGGCAGGGATGGCTGAGGCCTGCTATTGGTGTGGTTGAACTCTCTCAGTGTATCATTCAG GCTGTTCCTCTTAGTGCAAGGAAGGCTACTGGAGGATCCAGTGAAGGCATTGCCCCCTTTCTGCAGCTGCCACATTTTAGTGAGGCTGTTATAAAAAAGATAGCCCGCAAG AAGCTGAGAGTATTGCAGGAGCTTCAGGACATGTCCTTGCAAGATCGTGCTGAGCTACTTTCTCAAACAGCTGGATTCTCGTCCAATGAAGTACAGGATGTTGAAATGGTATTGGAAACAATGCCTTCGATATCAATTGAAGTCAAATGTGAGACCGAAGGTGAAGAGGGTATACAAGAGGGTGACATTGTCACTGTTCATGCTTGGGTGACACTAAAACGTGCCAACGGCCTGATTGGTGCCCTTCCCCATGCCCCGTACTTCCCGTTTCACAAGGAAGaaaatttctggtttttgCTTGCAGACAGTGTCTCCAATAATGTTTGGTTTTGGCAGAAGGTCAATTTCATGGATGAAACTGCAGCTATTACTGCTGCCTCCAAGGCAATTGAGGAAACAATGGAGGGTTCAGGAGCAAATATGAAGGAGACTAGTGCTGCTGTCAAAGAAGCAGTTGAGAAGGTGAAGAGTGGGTCTAGACTGGTAACAGGGAAGTTACCGGCCCCGGTGGAGGGGAATTACAATTTGACATGTTACTGCTTGTGTGACTCTTGGATTGGTTGTGATAGAAAGACAAACTTGAAGATAAAGATTTTGAAGCGTACCCGGGCTGGTACACGGGGAGGTTTTGTGGCAGAAGAGGGACCAATTGCGGAGGATGGGattgaagaggaggaagagaatgAAGATGAGGAATATGACGAAGATTATGAGAGTGAGTACAGCGAAGATGAGGCAGATGAACAACAcgatacaaaaaagaaaggccCTGCAGCAAATGGCACTGTGGATAAAGAAGTCTTAGGCTCAGAAGGTGAAGGTTCAGAGGAGGACtaa